One stretch of Qingrenia yutianensis DNA includes these proteins:
- the rpsJ gene encoding 30S ribosomal protein S10, whose protein sequence is MANQKIRIKLKAYDHQLVDQSAQKIVETAQRTGAKVSGPIPLPTKKEIVTILRAVHKYKDSREQFEMRTHKRLIDILEPTSKTIDTLLKISLPAGVDIEIKQV, encoded by the coding sequence ATGGCTAATCAGAAAATCAGAATTAAGCTTAAAGCTTATGACCATCAGTTGGTTGACCAGTCGGCACAGAAAATTGTGGAAACAGCGCAGAGAACGGGCGCTAAAGTTTCGGGCCCTATCCCGCTTCCGACAAAGAAAGAAATCGTTACAATCCTGCGTGCGGTTCACAAGTATAAAGATTCCCGTGAACAGTTCGAAATGAGAACTCACAAAAGATTGATTGACATTCTTGAACCCACTTCAAAAACAATCGACACATTGCTTAAAATTTCATTGCCCGCAGGCGTTGATATTGAAATCAAGCAGGTGTGA
- the xerD gene encoding site-specific tyrosine recombinase XerD yields MADLLDDFAEYMQSERSSSKSTVQAYMRDIKQYMVYAKDNLVDVTKATRQNVLSYVMYLERSGKAPSSVTRAVAGIRMFYKYLLKEGKTRDNPVYRLKLPKGDKKLPDILTVEEVDLLLSQPSQSTFKGKRDKAMLELMYASGMKVSELVSLGVDDVDIDLGFVKCVSLPHARIVPLGAPCIAALADYLQYARFYMIKSEGEKKLFVNCSGTKITRQGFWKIIKEYAKKANIDKDITPHTLRHSFAAHLIENGASLSAVQEMLGHSDIASTQMYSRLARPRIKDVYTKAHPRA; encoded by the coding sequence ATGGCGGATTTACTTGACGATTTTGCCGAATATATGCAGTCTGAACGAAGCTCGTCAAAAAGCACTGTTCAGGCTTATATGCGCGATATAAAGCAATATATGGTTTATGCGAAGGACAACCTTGTTGACGTTACAAAGGCGACGAGGCAGAATGTTTTGTCGTACGTTATGTATCTCGAACGGAGCGGAAAGGCTCCGTCCAGCGTGACGAGGGCGGTTGCCGGGATACGTATGTTCTACAAGTATCTTCTAAAGGAAGGAAAAACGAGGGACAACCCTGTTTACAGATTAAAGCTTCCCAAGGGTGACAAAAAACTTCCTGATATTCTCACGGTGGAGGAAGTTGACCTGCTTTTGAGCCAGCCGTCGCAGTCGACGTTTAAGGGCAAGCGCGACAAAGCTATGCTCGAACTTATGTATGCGTCGGGAATGAAAGTGTCGGAGCTTGTGTCGCTCGGCGTTGACGACGTTGACATTGATTTGGGATTTGTAAAATGCGTGTCGCTTCCGCACGCGAGAATTGTTCCGCTCGGTGCGCCGTGCATTGCCGCGCTCGCCGACTATTTGCAGTACGCAAGGTTTTATATGATAAAAAGCGAGGGCGAGAAAAAGCTTTTTGTAAATTGCAGCGGAACAAAAATCACGCGTCAGGGATTTTGGAAAATTATAAAAGAATATGCGAAAAAAGCGAATATCGACAAGGACATCACACCGCATACGCTCCGCCATTCATTCGCGGCGCATCTTATAGAAAACGGCGCGTCGCTTTCGGCGGTGCAGGAGATGCTCGGACACAGCGATATTGCCTCAACTCAAATGTATTCGCGCCTTGCACGTCCGAGAATTAAGGACGTTTACACAAAAGCTCACCCGAGAGCGTGA
- a CDS encoding stage II sporulation protein M, which produces MKRAAEYLKRNSYIYITAFVLFVIGVCIGALGAAGIEGGELSSLKEYAESFFGSAQKIAHAEVFRKCAVKNFELVFVCGFCAMFVFTMPVCFAAVGFKGFTTGFAAGFILKAFGSKGALFIFSSFIPSLVFLIPVMFLMCGFCVRFAFMCHKNTARRKKELVPFALSMSAMWAAMSIIDLTDSFVSEFVVKGIF; this is translated from the coding sequence ATGAAACGTGCGGCAGAATATTTAAAACGGAATTCTTACATATATATAACGGCATTTGTGCTGTTTGTAATCGGCGTGTGCATCGGTGCGCTCGGCGCGGCAGGCATTGAGGGCGGTGAGCTTTCGTCACTTAAAGAATATGCGGAAAGTTTTTTCGGCAGTGCGCAGAAAATCGCGCACGCGGAGGTTTTCAGAAAATGCGCGGTTAAAAATTTTGAACTCGTCTTTGTGTGCGGATTTTGTGCGATGTTTGTCTTTACAATGCCGGTATGCTTTGCCGCGGTGGGATTTAAAGGCTTTACAACGGGATTTGCGGCAGGATTTATATTAAAAGCGTTCGGCTCAAAAGGTGCGCTTTTTATTTTTTCGTCATTTATACCGTCGCTCGTGTTTTTAATTCCCGTTATGTTTCTGATGTGCGGATTTTGCGTGCGTTTTGCGTTTATGTGCCATAAAAATACAGCAAGACGCAAAAAAGAGCTTGTGCCGTTTGCGCTTTCGATGTCGGCAATGTGGGCGGCTATGAGCATTATTGATTTAACCGACAGTTTTGTGTCGGAATTTGTTGTAAAAGGAATATTTTAG
- the proC gene encoding pyrroline-5-carboxylate reductase — protein sequence MTNKILGFIGTGNMGSAIIGGVIGKTDTVNAYDIKKNENLAVNYKESIADLVNPSGVIVLCVKPNMFETVLAEVKNADYKDKLFISIAAGITKDYIKEKLGDVKLVRVMPNLPLCVGEGMSVVCPDDGLPDSDMEIVKLIFESSGKMCIMSEDYINKAIAVNGSGPAYVFMFIEAMADALVKNGVDRKNSYTLAAQTVLGSAKMMLETGLHPGILKDMVCSPAGTTIDAVIDLEKTGFRHAVMSAVQKCTDKSVEMSKK from the coding sequence ATGACAAACAAAATTTTGGGATTTATAGGAACGGGCAATATGGGTTCCGCGATAATCGGCGGAGTTATCGGCAAAACCGATACCGTAAATGCCTATGATATAAAAAAGAATGAAAATCTGGCGGTTAATTATAAGGAAAGCATTGCGGATTTGGTAAATCCGAGCGGTGTTATCGTTTTGTGCGTTAAGCCGAATATGTTTGAAACAGTGCTTGCGGAGGTGAAAAACGCCGACTACAAGGACAAGCTTTTTATATCAATTGCGGCAGGAATTACAAAGGATTATATAAAAGAAAAACTCGGCGATGTAAAACTTGTGCGCGTTATGCCCAATCTTCCGCTTTGCGTGGGCGAGGGTATGAGCGTTGTTTGCCCCGATGACGGTTTGCCGGACAGCGATATGGAAATTGTAAAACTGATTTTTGAGTCGTCTGGCAAAATGTGCATTATGAGCGAGGATTACATCAACAAGGCTATTGCGGTTAACGGGAGCGGCCCGGCATACGTGTTTATGTTTATCGAGGCTATGGCGGACGCACTTGTGAAAAACGGCGTTGACCGAAAAAATTCGTATACGCTCGCGGCGCAGACGGTGCTCGGCTCGGCAAAAATGATGCTCGAAACAGGACTTCACCCCGGCATTTTGAAGGATATGGTCTGCTCGCCCGCCGGTACAACCATTGACGCGGTAATCGACCTTGAAAAAACGGGTTTCCGTCACGCGGTGATGAGCGCGGTTCAGAAATGCACCGACAAATCTGTTGAAATGAGCAAAAAATAA
- a CDS encoding copper amine oxidase N-terminal domain-containing protein, translating into MKKKILALTLALTIPASAIAAFANSDESANYDDLVVTLPATEADAAPVYDGGDPNLTAALTSLEKDSIPVAADENQIGENGIMLISENGEEGVPYKAEAVTLSKIVFGTDGAEIKGAPVVKDGVVMLPLRELAEADGLTVEWEEDTNTAVLNSGMFSVTLGENKYIKGRMKALELDCAPVLVDDKTYVPASFFTDVLDKYIEVKNGELHITDMITKGEAETNNTVEAGKSDEKVTIAVGKSDKQ; encoded by the coding sequence ATGAAAAAGAAAATCTTGGCTTTAACACTTGCACTTACCATTCCTGCATCTGCGATTGCCGCATTTGCAAACTCCGACGAATCCGCAAATTACGACGACCTCGTAGTTACCCTCCCTGCCACCGAGGCTGATGCTGCGCCCGTTTACGACGGCGGCGACCCCAACCTCACAGCAGCGCTCACCTCATTGGAAAAAGATTCAATTCCCGTTGCAGCAGACGAAAATCAAATTGGTGAAAACGGCATTATGCTTATTTCGGAGAACGGCGAAGAAGGCGTGCCCTATAAAGCGGAAGCGGTTACGCTTTCGAAAATTGTTTTCGGCACGGACGGCGCTGAAATCAAGGGCGCTCCCGTTGTTAAAGACGGTGTTGTTATGCTCCCCCTGCGTGAACTTGCAGAGGCTGACGGCTTGACCGTTGAATGGGAGGAAGACACCAACACCGCGGTACTTAATTCAGGAATGTTCTCGGTTACGCTCGGCGAAAACAAATACATCAAAGGCAGAATGAAAGCTCTCGAGCTTGATTGCGCGCCCGTTCTTGTTGATGACAAAACATACGTCCCGGCAAGCTTTTTTACCGACGTTTTGGATAAATACATTGAGGTGAAGAACGGCGAATTGCACATTACCGATATGATTACCAAAGGCGAAGCCGAAACAAACAACACGGTTGAAGCGGGAAAATCCGACGAAAAAGTAACAATCGCAGTTGGAAAATCGGATAAACAATAA
- the ppdK gene encoding pyruvate, phosphate dikinase, with translation MAKKYVYLFSEGDASMRNLLGGKGANLAEMTRLGMPVPQGFTVTTEACTKYYEDGKKINDEIQAEIMEYIIKMEEITGMKFGDTENPLLVSVRSGARASMPGMMDTILNLGLNETVAEVMAKKSNNPRWAYDCYRRFIQMYSDVVMEVGKKYFEQLIDEMKEKKGVTQDVELTAEDLKELANQFKAEYKAKIGEDFPDDPKEQLMGAIKAVFRSWDNPRANVYRRDNDIPYSWGTAVNVQMMAFGNMGDTSGTGVAFTRNPATGEKKLFGEFLLNAQGEDVVAGVRTPQPIDQLKDVMPEVYNQFVDICSKLENHYRDMQDMEFTIQDKKLYMLQTRNGKRTAAAALKIACDLVDEGMITDKDAVKMIDPRNLDSLLHPQFDQVALKKADVLGKALAASPGAACGKVVFTADDAKAWAEKGEKVVLVRLETSPEDIEGMKAAQGILTVRGGMTSHAAVVARGMGTCCVSGCSDIIMDEENKKFVLAGKTFTEGDEISIDGSTGNIYDGIVPTVEASIGGDFGRIMAWADKYRTLKVRTNADTPADAANAVKLGAEGIGLCRTEHMFFEGNRIDAFREMICADTVEEREAALDKILPMQQGDFEKLYEALEGNPVTIRFLDPPLHEFVPTEEADIEILAKAQGKTVGEIKDIINSLHEANPMMGHRGCRLAVTYPEIAKMQTKAVIRAAIKVQKAHPDWKIVPEIMIPLVCEVKELKFVKNAVVETADAEIKASGIDLKYEVGTMIEIPRAALTADEIAKEADFFCFGTNDLTQMTFGFSRDDAGKFLESYYDTKIFENDPFAKLDQNGVGKLMEMAIKLGKPVNPKLHVGICGEHGGDPSSVEFCHKIGLDYVSCSPFRVPIARLAAAQAKINELN, from the coding sequence ATGGCTAAAAAGTATGTTTACCTTTTTTCCGAAGGTGATGCCTCAATGAGAAATCTCTTGGGCGGCAAAGGTGCCAACCTCGCAGAGATGACAAGACTCGGAATGCCTGTTCCGCAGGGATTTACCGTTACTACGGAAGCCTGCACAAAGTATTACGAGGACGGAAAGAAAATCAATGATGAAATCCAGGCTGAAATTATGGAGTACATCATAAAAATGGAAGAAATCACGGGAATGAAATTCGGCGATACCGAAAATCCGCTCCTCGTATCGGTACGAAGCGGTGCAAGAGCGTCGATGCCCGGTATGATGGATACCATTCTTAACCTCGGTCTTAACGAAACCGTTGCCGAAGTTATGGCGAAAAAGTCGAACAATCCCAGATGGGCTTACGACTGCTACAGAAGATTTATTCAGATGTATTCCGACGTTGTTATGGAAGTCGGCAAAAAATATTTTGAACAGCTCATCGACGAAATGAAAGAGAAAAAAGGCGTAACCCAAGACGTTGAGCTTACCGCTGAAGATTTGAAAGAGCTTGCAAATCAGTTTAAAGCTGAATACAAAGCTAAAATCGGCGAAGATTTCCCGGACGATCCGAAGGAACAGCTTATGGGCGCTATCAAAGCCGTATTCCGTTCGTGGGACAACCCGCGTGCAAACGTTTACAGACGTGACAACGACATTCCTTATTCGTGGGGTACTGCCGTTAACGTTCAGATGATGGCATTCGGTAATATGGGCGATACATCGGGTACCGGTGTTGCGTTCACAAGAAACCCTGCTACAGGTGAAAAGAAACTCTTCGGTGAGTTCCTTCTTAACGCACAGGGCGAGGACGTTGTTGCAGGTGTAAGAACACCGCAGCCGATCGACCAGCTCAAAGACGTTATGCCCGAAGTTTACAACCAGTTTGTAGACATCTGCTCTAAACTTGAAAACCATTACCGCGATATGCAGGATATGGAATTCACAATTCAGGACAAAAAACTTTATATGCTCCAGACAAGAAATGGTAAAAGAACGGCTGCCGCTGCTCTTAAAATTGCTTGCGACCTTGTTGACGAGGGTATGATTACAGATAAAGACGCGGTTAAGATGATCGACCCGAGAAACCTCGATTCGCTCCTCCATCCGCAGTTTGACCAGGTTGCGCTTAAGAAAGCCGACGTTCTCGGCAAAGCGCTTGCCGCATCGCCCGGTGCCGCTTGCGGTAAAGTTGTATTCACGGCTGACGACGCAAAAGCTTGGGCTGAAAAAGGCGAAAAAGTCGTTTTGGTACGTCTTGAAACTTCGCCTGAAGATATTGAAGGTATGAAAGCCGCACAGGGTATCCTCACTGTAAGAGGCGGTATGACCTCTCACGCAGCGGTTGTTGCAAGAGGTATGGGTACTTGCTGTGTATCGGGCTGCTCCGATATTATTATGGACGAAGAAAACAAAAAGTTCGTTCTCGCAGGCAAAACCTTTACAGAGGGTGACGAAATCTCCATCGACGGTTCGACAGGTAACATTTACGACGGTATTGTTCCCACAGTTGAAGCTTCTATCGGCGGTGACTTCGGCAGAATTATGGCTTGGGCTGACAAATACAGAACTCTTAAAGTAAGAACAAACGCAGACACACCGGCTGACGCTGCAAACGCAGTTAAACTCGGCGCTGAAGGTATCGGTCTTTGCCGTACGGAGCATATGTTCTTCGAGGGCAACAGAATTGACGCATTCAGAGAAATGATTTGCGCTGACACTGTTGAAGAAAGAGAAGCTGCACTTGATAAAATTCTTCCTATGCAGCAGGGCGACTTTGAAAAACTCTACGAAGCTTTGGAAGGCAACCCGGTAACAATCCGTTTCCTCGATCCTCCGCTCCACGAGTTTGTTCCCACAGAGGAAGCTGATATTGAAATTCTCGCAAAAGCACAGGGTAAAACAGTAGGCGAAATCAAAGACATCATCAACAGCCTCCACGAAGCTAACCCGATGATGGGTCACAGAGGATGCCGTCTTGCGGTAACTTACCCCGAAATTGCTAAAATGCAGACAAAAGCGGTTATCCGCGCTGCTATAAAAGTTCAGAAAGCACACCCCGACTGGAAGATTGTTCCCGAAATTATGATTCCGCTCGTATGTGAAGTTAAAGAGCTTAAATTCGTTAAAAACGCGGTTGTTGAAACTGCTGACGCTGAAATCAAAGCATCGGGCATCGATCTTAAATATGAAGTTGGTACTATGATTGAAATTCCGCGTGCGGCTCTTACAGCTGACGAAATCGCAAAAGAGGCTGATTTCTTCTGCTTCGGTACAAACGACCTTACACAGATGACATTCGGTTTCTCGCGTGATGACGCAGGCAAATTCCTCGAGTCTTACTATGATACAAAGATTTTCGAGAACGATCCGTTTGCTAAACTCGACCAGAACGGCGTAGGCAAGCTTATGGAAATGGCTATCAAACTCGGTAAGCCTGTTAATCCGAAACTTCACGTTGGTATCTGCGGCGAACACGGCGGCGACCCCTCGTCTGTTGAGTTCTGCCACAAGATTGGTCTTGACTATGTATCCTGCTCGCCGTTCAGAGTGCCGATCGCACGTCTTGCGGCTGCACAGGCTAAAATCAACGAACTTAACTAA